TTGGAGCCGCCCGACTCCCAGCTGAACTGGAGGGTTCCGCCGCTGCCGTCGACGAGCTGCCCCAGTTGCCGGTCGGTGATCGTGTCCGTGTTGACGAGCGCGAGCAGCAGCCCGCCCCACGAGTGGACGGCCTTCGCGAGCCCGCGGACCAGCATCGCCACGTCGGCCCACTCGACCTCGCCGCCGGAGGCGCCGACGAGGTCGGTGACGGCGTCGATCACGACGAGGTTGCCGGCCGCGTTGTCCGTCAGGTACTCGCCGAGCGCGGAGAGGACGCCGTCTCGGTTGCCGGCCCTCCCGAGGTCGTGGATGGTGCTGGTGGCGCCCATGTACCACTCGCGCGGGATGGCAGACAGCTGGAAGTACTCCGGCGAGAGGTCGGCGAACTCGATCCCCTCGACGGCGGCGTCGACGATCTCGTCGGCCATCGTGTAGCGCAGCTCGCGCTCGATGTAGTCGGCGTCGGTGGTGAACGAGAGGTAGTGAACCTCCGGCGGAACCGCCGCCGCGTCGTCGAGATCACCGTAGTAGAGGTCGAACGTCTCGTCGTCGACGCGGGCGAGCGCGTTCATCGCGGCGCTCGTG
This genomic stretch from Halobaculum roseum harbors:
- a CDS encoding RAD55 family ATPase encodes the protein MDRIPFGVAQLDSVLGGGAPEGSVVLVAGESGAGAREFAYTSAAMNALARVDDETFDLYYGDLDDAAAVPPEVHYLSFTTDADYIERELRYTMADEIVDAAVEGIEFADLSPEYFQLSAIPREWYMGATSTIHDLGRAGNRDGVLSALGEYLTDNAAGNLVVIDAVTDLVGASGGEVEWADVAMLVRGLAKAVHSWGGLLLALVNTDTITDRQLGQLVDGSGGTLQFSWESGGSKRARTMVVREFRGVLSQLESENIVRFETEIHDGGLDISDVRKIR